A part of Peromyscus maniculatus bairdii isolate BWxNUB_F1_BW_parent chromosome 10, HU_Pman_BW_mat_3.1, whole genome shotgun sequence genomic DNA contains:
- the Fgfr3 gene encoding fibroblast growth factor receptor 3 isoform X5 translates to MCARLRPCVRASETDVPGPEPSQQEQVAFGSGDTVELSCHPPGGAPIGPTVWTKDGTGLVASHRILVGPQRLQVLNASHEDAGVYSCQQRITQRVLCYFSVRVTDAPSSGDDEDGEDVAEDTGAPYWTRPERMDKKLLAVPAANTVRFRCPAAGNPTPSISWLKNGKEFRGEHRIGGIKLRHQQWSLVMESVVPSDRGNYTCVVENKFGSIRQTYTLDVLERSPHRPILQAGLPANQTAVLGSDVEFHCKVYSDAQPHIQWLKHVEVNGSKVGPDGTPYVTVLKSWISENVEADARLRLANVSERDGGEYLCRATNFIGVAEKAFWLRVHGPQAAEEELMEADEAGSVYAGILSYGVGFFLFILVVAAVTLCRLRSPPKKGLGSPTVHKVSRFPLKRQQVSLESNSSMNSNTPLVRIARLSSGEGPVLANVSELELPADPKWELSRTRLTLGKPLGEGCFGQVVMAEAIGIDKDRTAKPVTVAVKMLKDDATDKDLSDLVSEMEMMKMIGKHKNIINLLGACTQGGPLYVLVEYAAKGNLREFLRARRPPGMDYSFDACRLPEEQLTCKDLVSCAYQVARGMEYLASQKCIHRDLAARNVLVTEDNVMKIADFGLARDVHNLDYYKKTTNGRLPVKWMAPEALFDRVYTHQSDVWSFGVLLWEIFTLGGSPYPGIPVEELFKLLKEGHRMDKPANCTHDLYMIMRECWHAVPSQRPTFKQLVEDLDRILTVTSTDEYLDLSVPFEQYSPGGQDTPSSSSSGDDSVFTHDLLPPGPPSNGGPRT, encoded by the exons ATGTGCGCCCGCCTGCGCCCCTGCGTTCGAGCTAGTGAGACAG ATGTTCCGGGGCCTGAGCCTAGCCAGCAGGAGCAGGTGGCCTTTGGCAGTGGGGACACCGTGGAGCTAAGCTGCCATCCACCTGGAGGTGCCCCCATAGGTCCCACTGTCTGGACTAAGGATGGCACAGGACTGGTGGCCTCCCACCGCATTCTAGTGGGTCCCCAGAGGCTCCAAGTACTGAATGCCTCCCATGAGGATGCGGGCGTCTACAGCTGCCAGCAGCGGATCACTCAGCGTGTGCTGTGCTACTTCAGTGTGCGTGTGACAG ATGCTCCATCCTCGGGAGATGACGAAGATGGGGAGGACGTGGCTGAAGACACAG GGGCCCCTTACTGGACCCGACCAGAGCGTATGGATAAGAAACTGCTGGCTGTGCCAGCCGCAAACACTGTACGCTTCCGCTGCCCAGCTGCTGGCAACCCTACCCCCTCCATCTCCTGGCTGAAAAATGGCAAAGAGTTCCGAGGAGAGCACCGCATAGGGGGCATCAAG CTTCGGCACCAGCAGTGGAGCCTGGTCATGGAGAGTGTGGTGCCCTCGGATCGTGGCAACTATACCTGCGTGGTAGAGAACAAGTTTGGCAGCATCCGGCAGACCTATACCTTGGATGTGCTGG AGCGTTCCCCGCACCGGCCCATCTTGCAGGCTGGGCTGCCAGCCAACCAGACAGCCGTTCTGGGCAGTGACGTGGAGTTCCACTGCAAGGTGTACAGCGATGCACAGCCACACATCCAGTGGCTGAAGCATGTGGAGGTGAATGGCAGCAAGGTGGGCCCTGATGGCACGCCCTACGTCACTGTACTCAAG TCCTGGATCAGTGAGAATGTGGAGGCGGACGCACGCCTCCGCCTGGCCAATGTGTCGGAGCGGGACGGGGGCGAGTACCTCTGTCGGGCCACCAATTTCATAGGCGTGGCTGAGAAGGCCTTTTGGCTGCGTGTTCACGGGCCCCAAGCAG CTGAGGAGGAGCTGATGGAAGCTGATGAGGCTGGCAGCGTGTATGCAGGCATCCTCAGCTATGGGGTgggcttcttcctcttcatcctggTGGTGGCAGCTGTGACACTTTGCCGCCTTCGCAGTCCCCCAAAGAAGGGCCTGGGCTCACCCACCGTGCACAAGGTCTCTCGCTTCCCGCTTAAGCGACAG CAGGTATCCTTGGAGTCCAACTCCTCTATGAACTCCAACACACCCCTGGTCCGCATTGCCCGGCTGTCCTCCGGAGAAGGTCCTGTTCTGGCCAATGTTTCTGAACTTGAACTGCCTGCTGACCCCAAGTGGGAGCTCTCCAGGACCCG GCTGACACTCGGTAAGCCTCTTGGAGAAGGCTGCTTTGGCCAGGTTGTCATGGCAGAAGCTATTGGCATTGACAAGGACCGCACCGCCAAGCCTGTCACAGTGGCCGTGAAGATGCTGAAag ATGATGCCACTGACAAGGACCTGTCGGACCTGGTGTCTGAGATGGAGATGATGAAAATGATTGGCAAGCACAAGAACATCATCAACCTGCTGGGGGCCTGCACCCAGGGTG GGCCCCTGTATGTGCTGGTGGAGTATGCAGCCAAGGGCAACCTACGGGAGTTCCTGCGGGCACGGCGGCCTCCAGGCATGGACTACTCCTTTGATGCCTGCAGGCTGCCAGAAGAACAGCTTACTTGCAAGGATCTAGTGTCTTGTGCCTACCAGGTGGCCCGGGGCATGGAATACCTGGCTTCCCAGAAG TGCATTCACAGAGACTTGGCTGCCCGAAACGTACTGGTGACCGAGGACAATGTGATGAAGATTGCAGACTTCGGCCTGGCCCGTGATGTGCACAATCTAGACTACTACAAGAAGACCACAAAT GGTCGACTACCTGTGAAGTGGATGGCACCAGAGGCCCTGTTTGACCGAGTCTACACCCACCAGAGTGATGT CTGGTCCTTCGGGGTCCTTCTCTGGGAGATCTTTACACTGGGAGGCTCTCCGTACCCTGGCATCCCTGTGGAAGAGCTTTTCAAGCTGCTGAAAGAGGGCCACCGCATGGACAAGCCAGCCAACTGCACCCATGACCT GTACATGATCATGCGGGAATGTTGGCACGCAGTGCCTTCCCAGAGGCCCACCTTCAAGCAGCTGGTAGAGGATTTAGACCGCATCCTTACTGTGACGTCAACAGAT GAATACCTGGACCTGTCGGTGCCTTTTGAGCAGTACTCGCCAGGTGGCCAGGACACTCCTAGCTCCAGCTCTTCGGGGGATGACTCTGTGTTCACCCATGACTTGCTGCCCCCAGGTCCACCCAGTAATGGGGGACCTCGGACATGA
- the Fgfr3 gene encoding fibroblast growth factor receptor 3 isoform X7, translated as MDKKLLAVPAANTVRFRCPAAGNPTPSISWLKNGKEFRGEHRIGGIKLRHQQWSLVMESVVPSDRGNYTCVVENKFGSIRQTYTLDVLERSPHRPILQAGLPANQTAVLGSDVEFHCKVYSDAQPHIQWLKHVEVNGSKVGPDGTPYVTVLKSWISENVEADARLRLANVSERDGGEYLCRATNFIGVAEKAFWLRVHGPQAAEEELMEADEAGSVYAGILSYGVGFFLFILVVAAVTLCRLRSPPKKGLGSPTVHKVSRFPLKRQVSLESNSSMNSNTPLVRIARLSSGEGPVLANVSELELPADPKWELSRTRLTLGKPLGEGCFGQVVMAEAIGIDKDRTAKPVTVAVKMLKDDATDKDLSDLVSEMEMMKMIGKHKNIINLLGACTQGGPLYVLVEYAAKGNLREFLRARRPPGMDYSFDACRLPEEQLTCKDLVSCAYQVARGMEYLASQKCIHRDLAARNVLVTEDNVMKIADFGLARDVHNLDYYKKTTNGRLPVKWMAPEALFDRVYTHQSDVWSFGVLLWEIFTLGGSPYPGIPVEELFKLLKEGHRMDKPANCTHDLYMIMRECWHAVPSQRPTFKQLVEDLDRILTVTSTDEYLDLSVPFEQYSPGGQDTPSSSSSGDDSVFTHDLLPPGPPSNGGPRT; from the exons ATGGATAAGAAACTGCTGGCTGTGCCAGCCGCAAACACTGTACGCTTCCGCTGCCCAGCTGCTGGCAACCCTACCCCCTCCATCTCCTGGCTGAAAAATGGCAAAGAGTTCCGAGGAGAGCACCGCATAGGGGGCATCAAG CTTCGGCACCAGCAGTGGAGCCTGGTCATGGAGAGTGTGGTGCCCTCGGATCGTGGCAACTATACCTGCGTGGTAGAGAACAAGTTTGGCAGCATCCGGCAGACCTATACCTTGGATGTGCTGG AGCGTTCCCCGCACCGGCCCATCTTGCAGGCTGGGCTGCCAGCCAACCAGACAGCCGTTCTGGGCAGTGACGTGGAGTTCCACTGCAAGGTGTACAGCGATGCACAGCCACACATCCAGTGGCTGAAGCATGTGGAGGTGAATGGCAGCAAGGTGGGCCCTGATGGCACGCCCTACGTCACTGTACTCAAG TCCTGGATCAGTGAGAATGTGGAGGCGGACGCACGCCTCCGCCTGGCCAATGTGTCGGAGCGGGACGGGGGCGAGTACCTCTGTCGGGCCACCAATTTCATAGGCGTGGCTGAGAAGGCCTTTTGGCTGCGTGTTCACGGGCCCCAAGCAG CTGAGGAGGAGCTGATGGAAGCTGATGAGGCTGGCAGCGTGTATGCAGGCATCCTCAGCTATGGGGTgggcttcttcctcttcatcctggTGGTGGCAGCTGTGACACTTTGCCGCCTTCGCAGTCCCCCAAAGAAGGGCCTGGGCTCACCCACCGTGCACAAGGTCTCTCGCTTCCCGCTTAAGCGACAG GTATCCTTGGAGTCCAACTCCTCTATGAACTCCAACACACCCCTGGTCCGCATTGCCCGGCTGTCCTCCGGAGAAGGTCCTGTTCTGGCCAATGTTTCTGAACTTGAACTGCCTGCTGACCCCAAGTGGGAGCTCTCCAGGACCCG GCTGACACTCGGTAAGCCTCTTGGAGAAGGCTGCTTTGGCCAGGTTGTCATGGCAGAAGCTATTGGCATTGACAAGGACCGCACCGCCAAGCCTGTCACAGTGGCCGTGAAGATGCTGAAag ATGATGCCACTGACAAGGACCTGTCGGACCTGGTGTCTGAGATGGAGATGATGAAAATGATTGGCAAGCACAAGAACATCATCAACCTGCTGGGGGCCTGCACCCAGGGTG GGCCCCTGTATGTGCTGGTGGAGTATGCAGCCAAGGGCAACCTACGGGAGTTCCTGCGGGCACGGCGGCCTCCAGGCATGGACTACTCCTTTGATGCCTGCAGGCTGCCAGAAGAACAGCTTACTTGCAAGGATCTAGTGTCTTGTGCCTACCAGGTGGCCCGGGGCATGGAATACCTGGCTTCCCAGAAG TGCATTCACAGAGACTTGGCTGCCCGAAACGTACTGGTGACCGAGGACAATGTGATGAAGATTGCAGACTTCGGCCTGGCCCGTGATGTGCACAATCTAGACTACTACAAGAAGACCACAAAT GGTCGACTACCTGTGAAGTGGATGGCACCAGAGGCCCTGTTTGACCGAGTCTACACCCACCAGAGTGATGT CTGGTCCTTCGGGGTCCTTCTCTGGGAGATCTTTACACTGGGAGGCTCTCCGTACCCTGGCATCCCTGTGGAAGAGCTTTTCAAGCTGCTGAAAGAGGGCCACCGCATGGACAAGCCAGCCAACTGCACCCATGACCT GTACATGATCATGCGGGAATGTTGGCACGCAGTGCCTTCCCAGAGGCCCACCTTCAAGCAGCTGGTAGAGGATTTAGACCGCATCCTTACTGTGACGTCAACAGAT GAATACCTGGACCTGTCGGTGCCTTTTGAGCAGTACTCGCCAGGTGGCCAGGACACTCCTAGCTCCAGCTCTTCGGGGGATGACTCTGTGTTCACCCATGACTTGCTGCCCCCAGGTCCACCCAGTAATGGGGGACCTCGGACATGA
- the Fgfr3 gene encoding fibroblast growth factor receptor 3 isoform X2, translating to MVVSACVLAFCFAVVAGATSEPPGPEQRVVRRIADVPGPEPSQQEQVAFGSGDTVELSCHPPGGAPIGPTVWTKDGTGLVASHRILVGPQRLQVLNASHEDAGVYSCQQRITQRVLCYFSVRVTDAPSSGDDEDGEDVAEDTGAPYWTRPERMDKKLLAVPAANTVRFRCPAAGNPTPSISWLKNGKEFRGEHRIGGIKLRHQQWSLVMESVVPSDRGNYTCVVENKFGSIRQTYTLDVLERSPHRPILQAGLPANQTAVLGSDVEFHCKVYSDAQPHIQWLKHVEVNGSKVGPDGTPYVTVLKSWISENVEADARLRLANVSERDGGEYLCRATNFIGVAEKAFWLRVHGPQAAEEELMEADEAGSVYAGILSYGVGFFLFILVVAAVTLCRLRSPPKKGLGSPTVHKVSRFPLKRQVSLESNSSMNSNTPLVRIARLSSGEGPVLANVSELELPADPKWELSRTRLTLGKPLGEGCFGQVVMAEAIGIDKDRTAKPVTVAVKMLKDDATDKDLSDLVSEMEMMKMIGKHKNIINLLGACTQGGPLYVLVEYAAKGNLREFLRARRPPGMDYSFDACRLPEEQLTCKDLVSCAYQVARGMEYLASQKCIHRDLAARNVLVTEDNVMKIADFGLARDVHNLDYYKKTTNGRLPVKWMAPEALFDRVYTHQSDVWSFGVLLWEIFTLGGSPYPGIPVEELFKLLKEGHRMDKPANCTHDLYMIMRECWHAVPSQRPTFKQLVEDLDRILTVTSTDEYLDLSVPFEQYSPGGQDTPSSSSSGDDSVFTHDLLPPGPPSNGGPRT from the exons ATGGTAGTCTCGGCCTGCGTGCTAGCGTTCTGCTTTGCGGTCGTGGCCGGAGCTACCTCTGAGCCACCTGGCCCAGAGCAGCGAGTTGTGCGGAGAATAGCAG ATGTTCCGGGGCCTGAGCCTAGCCAGCAGGAGCAGGTGGCCTTTGGCAGTGGGGACACCGTGGAGCTAAGCTGCCATCCACCTGGAGGTGCCCCCATAGGTCCCACTGTCTGGACTAAGGATGGCACAGGACTGGTGGCCTCCCACCGCATTCTAGTGGGTCCCCAGAGGCTCCAAGTACTGAATGCCTCCCATGAGGATGCGGGCGTCTACAGCTGCCAGCAGCGGATCACTCAGCGTGTGCTGTGCTACTTCAGTGTGCGTGTGACAG ATGCTCCATCCTCGGGAGATGACGAAGATGGGGAGGACGTGGCTGAAGACACAG GGGCCCCTTACTGGACCCGACCAGAGCGTATGGATAAGAAACTGCTGGCTGTGCCAGCCGCAAACACTGTACGCTTCCGCTGCCCAGCTGCTGGCAACCCTACCCCCTCCATCTCCTGGCTGAAAAATGGCAAAGAGTTCCGAGGAGAGCACCGCATAGGGGGCATCAAG CTTCGGCACCAGCAGTGGAGCCTGGTCATGGAGAGTGTGGTGCCCTCGGATCGTGGCAACTATACCTGCGTGGTAGAGAACAAGTTTGGCAGCATCCGGCAGACCTATACCTTGGATGTGCTGG AGCGTTCCCCGCACCGGCCCATCTTGCAGGCTGGGCTGCCAGCCAACCAGACAGCCGTTCTGGGCAGTGACGTGGAGTTCCACTGCAAGGTGTACAGCGATGCACAGCCACACATCCAGTGGCTGAAGCATGTGGAGGTGAATGGCAGCAAGGTGGGCCCTGATGGCACGCCCTACGTCACTGTACTCAAG TCCTGGATCAGTGAGAATGTGGAGGCGGACGCACGCCTCCGCCTGGCCAATGTGTCGGAGCGGGACGGGGGCGAGTACCTCTGTCGGGCCACCAATTTCATAGGCGTGGCTGAGAAGGCCTTTTGGCTGCGTGTTCACGGGCCCCAAGCAG CTGAGGAGGAGCTGATGGAAGCTGATGAGGCTGGCAGCGTGTATGCAGGCATCCTCAGCTATGGGGTgggcttcttcctcttcatcctggTGGTGGCAGCTGTGACACTTTGCCGCCTTCGCAGTCCCCCAAAGAAGGGCCTGGGCTCACCCACCGTGCACAAGGTCTCTCGCTTCCCGCTTAAGCGACAG GTATCCTTGGAGTCCAACTCCTCTATGAACTCCAACACACCCCTGGTCCGCATTGCCCGGCTGTCCTCCGGAGAAGGTCCTGTTCTGGCCAATGTTTCTGAACTTGAACTGCCTGCTGACCCCAAGTGGGAGCTCTCCAGGACCCG GCTGACACTCGGTAAGCCTCTTGGAGAAGGCTGCTTTGGCCAGGTTGTCATGGCAGAAGCTATTGGCATTGACAAGGACCGCACCGCCAAGCCTGTCACAGTGGCCGTGAAGATGCTGAAag ATGATGCCACTGACAAGGACCTGTCGGACCTGGTGTCTGAGATGGAGATGATGAAAATGATTGGCAAGCACAAGAACATCATCAACCTGCTGGGGGCCTGCACCCAGGGTG GGCCCCTGTATGTGCTGGTGGAGTATGCAGCCAAGGGCAACCTACGGGAGTTCCTGCGGGCACGGCGGCCTCCAGGCATGGACTACTCCTTTGATGCCTGCAGGCTGCCAGAAGAACAGCTTACTTGCAAGGATCTAGTGTCTTGTGCCTACCAGGTGGCCCGGGGCATGGAATACCTGGCTTCCCAGAAG TGCATTCACAGAGACTTGGCTGCCCGAAACGTACTGGTGACCGAGGACAATGTGATGAAGATTGCAGACTTCGGCCTGGCCCGTGATGTGCACAATCTAGACTACTACAAGAAGACCACAAAT GGTCGACTACCTGTGAAGTGGATGGCACCAGAGGCCCTGTTTGACCGAGTCTACACCCACCAGAGTGATGT CTGGTCCTTCGGGGTCCTTCTCTGGGAGATCTTTACACTGGGAGGCTCTCCGTACCCTGGCATCCCTGTGGAAGAGCTTTTCAAGCTGCTGAAAGAGGGCCACCGCATGGACAAGCCAGCCAACTGCACCCATGACCT GTACATGATCATGCGGGAATGTTGGCACGCAGTGCCTTCCCAGAGGCCCACCTTCAAGCAGCTGGTAGAGGATTTAGACCGCATCCTTACTGTGACGTCAACAGAT GAATACCTGGACCTGTCGGTGCCTTTTGAGCAGTACTCGCCAGGTGGCCAGGACACTCCTAGCTCCAGCTCTTCGGGGGATGACTCTGTGTTCACCCATGACTTGCTGCCCCCAGGTCCACCCAGTAATGGGGGACCTCGGACATGA
- the Fgfr3 gene encoding fibroblast growth factor receptor 3 isoform X6 has product MCARLRPCVRASETDVPGPEPSQQEQVAFGSGDTVELSCHPPGGAPIGPTVWTKDGTGLVASHRILVGPQRLQVLNASHEDAGVYSCQQRITQRVLCYFSVRVTDAPSSGDDEDGEDVAEDTGAPYWTRPERMDKKLLAVPAANTVRFRCPAAGNPTPSISWLKNGKEFRGEHRIGGIKLRHQQWSLVMESVVPSDRGNYTCVVENKFGSIRQTYTLDVLERSPHRPILQAGLPANQTAVLGSDVEFHCKVYSDAQPHIQWLKHVEVNGSKVGPDGTPYVTVLKTAGANTTDKELEVLSLHNVTFEDAGEYTCLAGNSIGFSHHSAWLVVLPAEEELMEADEAGSVYAGILSYGVGFFLFILVVAAVTLCRLRSPPKKGLGSPTVHKVSRFPLKRQVSLESNSSMNSNTPLVRIARLSSGEGPVLANVSELELPADPKWELSRTRLTLGKPLGEGCFGQVVMAEAIGIDKDRTAKPVTVAVKMLKDDATDKDLSDLVSEMEMMKMIGKHKNIINLLGACTQGGPLYVLVEYAAKGNLREFLRARRPPGMDYSFDACRLPEEQLTCKDLVSCAYQVARGMEYLASQKCIHRDLAARNVLVTEDNVMKIADFGLARDVHNLDYYKKTTNGRLPVKWMAPEALFDRVYTHQSDVWSFGVLLWEIFTLGGSPYPGIPVEELFKLLKEGHRMDKPANCTHDLYMIMRECWHAVPSQRPTFKQLVEDLDRILTVTSTDEYLDLSVPFEQYSPGGQDTPSSSSSGDDSVFTHDLLPPGPPSNGGPRT; this is encoded by the exons ATGTGCGCCCGCCTGCGCCCCTGCGTTCGAGCTAGTGAGACAG ATGTTCCGGGGCCTGAGCCTAGCCAGCAGGAGCAGGTGGCCTTTGGCAGTGGGGACACCGTGGAGCTAAGCTGCCATCCACCTGGAGGTGCCCCCATAGGTCCCACTGTCTGGACTAAGGATGGCACAGGACTGGTGGCCTCCCACCGCATTCTAGTGGGTCCCCAGAGGCTCCAAGTACTGAATGCCTCCCATGAGGATGCGGGCGTCTACAGCTGCCAGCAGCGGATCACTCAGCGTGTGCTGTGCTACTTCAGTGTGCGTGTGACAG ATGCTCCATCCTCGGGAGATGACGAAGATGGGGAGGACGTGGCTGAAGACACAG GGGCCCCTTACTGGACCCGACCAGAGCGTATGGATAAGAAACTGCTGGCTGTGCCAGCCGCAAACACTGTACGCTTCCGCTGCCCAGCTGCTGGCAACCCTACCCCCTCCATCTCCTGGCTGAAAAATGGCAAAGAGTTCCGAGGAGAGCACCGCATAGGGGGCATCAAG CTTCGGCACCAGCAGTGGAGCCTGGTCATGGAGAGTGTGGTGCCCTCGGATCGTGGCAACTATACCTGCGTGGTAGAGAACAAGTTTGGCAGCATCCGGCAGACCTATACCTTGGATGTGCTGG AGCGTTCCCCGCACCGGCCCATCTTGCAGGCTGGGCTGCCAGCCAACCAGACAGCCGTTCTGGGCAGTGACGTGGAGTTCCACTGCAAGGTGTACAGCGATGCACAGCCACACATCCAGTGGCTGAAGCATGTGGAGGTGAATGGCAGCAAGGTGGGCCCTGATGGCACGCCCTACGTCACTGTACTCAAG ACGGCAGGCGCTAACACCACCGACAAGGAGCTAGAGGTTCTGTCCTTGCACAATGTCACCTTTGAGGACGCGGGGGAGTACACCTGCCTGGCGGGCAATTCTATCGGGTTTTCCCATCACTCTGCGTGGCTGGTGGTGCTGCCAG CTGAGGAGGAGCTGATGGAAGCTGATGAGGCTGGCAGCGTGTATGCAGGCATCCTCAGCTATGGGGTgggcttcttcctcttcatcctggTGGTGGCAGCTGTGACACTTTGCCGCCTTCGCAGTCCCCCAAAGAAGGGCCTGGGCTCACCCACCGTGCACAAGGTCTCTCGCTTCCCGCTTAAGCGACAG GTATCCTTGGAGTCCAACTCCTCTATGAACTCCAACACACCCCTGGTCCGCATTGCCCGGCTGTCCTCCGGAGAAGGTCCTGTTCTGGCCAATGTTTCTGAACTTGAACTGCCTGCTGACCCCAAGTGGGAGCTCTCCAGGACCCG GCTGACACTCGGTAAGCCTCTTGGAGAAGGCTGCTTTGGCCAGGTTGTCATGGCAGAAGCTATTGGCATTGACAAGGACCGCACCGCCAAGCCTGTCACAGTGGCCGTGAAGATGCTGAAag ATGATGCCACTGACAAGGACCTGTCGGACCTGGTGTCTGAGATGGAGATGATGAAAATGATTGGCAAGCACAAGAACATCATCAACCTGCTGGGGGCCTGCACCCAGGGTG GGCCCCTGTATGTGCTGGTGGAGTATGCAGCCAAGGGCAACCTACGGGAGTTCCTGCGGGCACGGCGGCCTCCAGGCATGGACTACTCCTTTGATGCCTGCAGGCTGCCAGAAGAACAGCTTACTTGCAAGGATCTAGTGTCTTGTGCCTACCAGGTGGCCCGGGGCATGGAATACCTGGCTTCCCAGAAG TGCATTCACAGAGACTTGGCTGCCCGAAACGTACTGGTGACCGAGGACAATGTGATGAAGATTGCAGACTTCGGCCTGGCCCGTGATGTGCACAATCTAGACTACTACAAGAAGACCACAAAT GGTCGACTACCTGTGAAGTGGATGGCACCAGAGGCCCTGTTTGACCGAGTCTACACCCACCAGAGTGATGT CTGGTCCTTCGGGGTCCTTCTCTGGGAGATCTTTACACTGGGAGGCTCTCCGTACCCTGGCATCCCTGTGGAAGAGCTTTTCAAGCTGCTGAAAGAGGGCCACCGCATGGACAAGCCAGCCAACTGCACCCATGACCT GTACATGATCATGCGGGAATGTTGGCACGCAGTGCCTTCCCAGAGGCCCACCTTCAAGCAGCTGGTAGAGGATTTAGACCGCATCCTTACTGTGACGTCAACAGAT GAATACCTGGACCTGTCGGTGCCTTTTGAGCAGTACTCGCCAGGTGGCCAGGACACTCCTAGCTCCAGCTCTTCGGGGGATGACTCTGTGTTCACCCATGACTTGCTGCCCCCAGGTCCACCCAGTAATGGGGGACCTCGGACATGA